A single genomic interval of Helianthus annuus cultivar XRQ/B chromosome 13, HanXRQr2.0-SUNRISE, whole genome shotgun sequence harbors:
- the LOC110900425 gene encoding uncharacterized protein LOC110900425 yields MSSISSVSLSSNADDWVWSPDSSGSFSVRSVKDLIDASAGNRNLYVMDRCSWVPLKCNIFGWRAELNRLPTSDALLSRGVAVGDGLCPLCKSEAESVVHLFCSCSLASLVWQKISWWCRIPPIYAFSFRDVLEIHRFSNVANNIKSVIHGIVLTTCWCLWSARNKAVFSGIEAKVESVFSEVRTLGFLWYKYRVKNNPISWSNWCKFVSI; encoded by the coding sequence ATGTCCTCCATATCTTCGGTTTCTCTTAGCAGTAATGCAGACGATTGGGTATGGTCTCCGGATAGCTCGGGTTCTTTTTCGGTCAGGTCTGTCAAGGATCTCATCGATGCGTCGGCTGGCAACAGGAATCTGTATGTTATGGATCGATGTTCTTGGGTTCCCTTAAAATGCAACATCTTTGGTTGGAGGGCCGAATTGAACCGTTTGCCGACATCGGATGCGTTGTTGAGTAGAGGTGTTGCTGTTGGCGATGGCCTTTGTCCTCTGTGCAAATCGGAGGCCGAATCTGTGGTCCATTTATTCTGTTCCTGTAGTTTGGCTTCTCTCGTTTGGCAGAAAATCAGCTGGTGGTGCCGTATTCCGCCGATCTATGCTTTCTCTTTCAGAGATGTGTTGGAAATTCACAGGTTCAGTAACGTGGCCAATAATATCAAATCGGTGATTCATGGTATTGTCTTAACAACGTGTTGGTGCCTCTGGTCTGCTCGTAATAAGGCTGTGTTCTCGGGTATTGAAGCCAAGGTGGAGTCGGTTTTTAGCGAGGTTAGGACCTTAGGCTTCCTTTGGTACAAATATAGAGTAAAGAATAATCCTATCTCATGGTCgaattggtgtaaatttgtaagtatttag